Part of the Halalkalibacter krulwichiae genome is shown below.
TATGCCTACTGGTGGCGCATCAGCAAGTGAAGGAACAAACCCAGAACAACTTTTTGCTGCAGGATATGCTGCTTGTTTTGATGGAGCGTTAAATTTAGTTGCTTCAAAAGAAAAGAAAGAGGTTGAATCTGAGATTAATGCGCAAGTAAGCCTAATGAAAGACCCAAGTGACAATGGGTATAAAATCGGAGTTGTGCTCGAAGTCACTTTAAATGGTGTATCACAGAACGAAGCAGAAAAGCTTGTTGAAAAGGCTCATGAAGTTTGTCCTTACTCAAAGGCAACAAGAGGGAACATTGAAGTTAAACTTCATACTAAAGTAAAGTAGTAAAAAGAAACCTCCCTATCAATTGGGAGGTTTCTTTTGTGATGATTTTATTAAAAATTCAAAATTTAAATGTGGCTAAAATATTAAAGATGTATTTTAAATATTGCTTTAATGTTTCTCTAGGAATATCATAAAGATGTATTTAAAATACTTGTTTTGGGGGAATGAACATGTTATCTAATAAAACAATTGAAATTGTTAAAGCAACTGCACCTGTGCTTGAAGTTAAAGGAAAAGAAATTACGACAAATTTTTATAAATCAATGTTTGCAGCTCATCCTGAGTTGTTAAATGTTTTTAACCATGCTAACCAACAAAAAGGAAGGCAGCAAACAGCCCTTGCCAACACTGTAACTGCAGCAGCTCATTATATTGACCGTCTAGAAGTACTAGTTCCTGTCGTTAAGCAAATTGCTCATAAACACAGAAGCTTAGCTGTTAAAGCAGAACATTATCCTATTGTTGGCGAATTTCTATTAAAAGCAATTAAAGAAGTGTTAGGAGATGCTGCAACAGAAGAAATTCTAGAGGCTTGGGGCGAAGCATATCATGAAATCGCTGCAATATTCATTCAAGTTGAAAAAGAAATGTATGAAGAAGCTGAAAGACAAGAAAATGGATGGAAGGATTTTAAGACATTCAAAATTGTAAAGAAGGCAAAAGAAAGTGGCAACATTACGTCATTTTATTTAGCTCCAGTGGATGGCAAGAAGCTGCCAAGTTTCAAGCCAGGGCAATATATTACTGTTAGGGTTAAGATCAATGGAGAAGAATTTTTACAAAATCGACAGTATAGTTTATCAGATGTTCCAAATGATGAAGCGTTTCGAATTTCAGTTAAACGTGAGGATGAACAAACGCCTGCAGGAAAAGTCTCAAATTTCTTACATGAAGCGCCTAACGGCTTAGAAGTAGAAGTAAGCCCACCAGCAGGAGACTTTATATTAGAAGAAGACGAAAAGCCAGTTTATTTCCTAGCAGGAGGCGTTGGTATTACGCCGCTATTAAGTATGTTGAAAACGTCTGTCACAAGTCAACCTAATAGAAAAGTAACCTTTATCCATGCTGCGAGAAATAGTGATGTACTGGCATTTGAAGTTGAGGTAAAAGAGGCAATCAAGGTAACCAAAGAAGGAAAAAGTTATTTGTGTTACTCAAACCCAACAAATAAGGATCTAAAACTTAGAAACTTTGATCATGAAGGATATGTCGATCGAGCATTTTTAGAAGAAATAGTGGAGGAAAAAGACGCTCATTTTTATGTGTGTGGACCAGTACCGTTCTTGCAAACAGTTGTTAATGAATTAAAACAACTAGAAGTAAAAGAGGAGAATATTCATTATGAGTTCTTTGGTCCAGCAATGAAGTTAGAAGAAGCTACAACTGTATAAGTATAGAAAGATGTGCTTGGTTCAGGTAGAACCAAGCCTTTTTTATCAAGATTAATTTCCGCGTATATACACTAAAGGACAAGCGACTAATTAAGCGAATTAACAAATAGAGTAGAACTTACTTTTCTCCATGCGATCATCAAGGATAACCACTACTCTCCTCTCCTAATTCCATATTATTCCTATTTTGTTTAGCCTACAATCCTAATAGTACACAAGTTAAAGAACTAGATTGTTGAAATTTAGATAAATTAATTTATTTATGTATAAAAGCTTAACTAGTGGAAAAAATAGGAGGTAGCCAACCTGGGTAGGTTTTCCTAATTTGGTTAAGTGAAGAAAATACCTAGGGACGACTATGAAAATGAGATGGAGGTCGGATGGAGATGAGGAAAGTTCTATCCAGTATTTTAAGCGCAGTCCTTGTTTTAAGTTTAGCGGCACCTATGGCTAGCGCAGCAGAACCAAAAGCTAAATTAGCAGAAAAGGCATCTTCAGCTATTGTAATTGAACGAGATACTGGGGAAGTTATTTTTGATAAGAACAGTCAAGAAAAGCTCCCACCTGCAAGTATGACTAAAATTATGACAATGCTTTTAATAATGGAAGCTATTGATGAGGGAAAACTTGCTTATGATGATGTTGTTCGGACAAGTGAATATGCAGCTTCAATGGGAGGTTCACAAATCTTTCTAGAGCCCGGTGAAGAAATGTCAGTAAGTGATATGTTAAAAGCAATTGCTGTAGCTTCAGCTAACGATGCATCTGTAGCGATGGCTGAACATCTTGCTGGTACTGAAGATGAGTTCGTCGCAATGATGAACGCGAAGGCAAAAGAACTTGGGCTTGAAAATACAAATTTTCTAAATACGAATGGTTTACCAGCGGAAAACCATTATACGACAGCTTATGATCTTGCTATGATTTCAAAAGAGCTATTAAAGTATGATGATATTACTAAGTTCACTGGAATTTATGAGGATTATCTAAGAGCTGATACGGATGATAAATTTTGGCTTGTTAACACAAATAAGTTAGTGAAATTCTATCCTGGTGTAGACGGATTAAAGACCGGATATACAAGGGAAGCGATGTATTGTCTAACAGCAACAGCGGAGAAGAATGGTATGCGTGTCATTACCGTCATTATGGGAGCTCCATCGCCAAAGGAACGAAATGCACAAATTACGTCAATGCTTGATTATGCCTTTAGTCAATATCAAACACATAATCTTTACGACCGTCAGCACATTTTAGCAGATGTTGAAGTAAGTAAAGGTGATAAAGATACTGTTCCTGTCGTTACTTCTGAATCAGTTTCAATTTTAACTAAAAAAGGTGTCAAAATTGACGATGTCGTAGAGCGTTTAGAAATTGATGCAAATCTACAAGCGCCTATTAAACAAGGAGATGTAGTTGGAACGTTATTCATTGAACGTGAAAATGAAGTTCTTAGCGAAACACCGCTAGTAGCTGGCGACGATGTGTATGAAGCATCATGGTGGAAATTGTTCAAGCGCGTTTTCGCTAAATTTGGAGCAGCATAAGGCTGTTTTTGACAACTTTCTTCGAATGAAGACTAGTTTTGTCAGCTGGCAGGAAGTAGGAAGGGCGAAGGCGAAATTCTCTCTAGCAAATAAAGCACCATTTGATAACTCATATAGGTGAGCTAACTAGAGGGAGTGATAATAAAATGAGTTTACGAATTGATCTAGAACAAAAAGGCGGTGTCTTACTCGTCCGCCTTGAAGGTGAGTTAGACCACCACACAGCAGAAGAACTTAGAGGACAGGTTGAGCAAAAGCTAGCCGACGGGCAAGTAAAGCATATTGTCTTAAATCTTGAATTGTTAACATTTATGGATAGTTCAGGTTTAGGTGTCATTCTTGGCAGATATAAACAAGTGAAAGCGAATGACGGTGAAATGGTCGTTTGTGCTATTTCATCATCAGTGAAGCGATTATTTGAAATGTCTGGCTTGTTTAAGATTATTCGTCTTGAAGAAAGCGAACAATTTGCTTTACAAACTTTGGGGGTGGCTTAAACGATGCAAAATGTGATGGATTTGAAGTTTTCTGCTCAGAGCCAAAACGAGTCGTTTGCACGAGTTACGGTAGGTGCATTTATTGCTCAGCTTGACCCAACTATGGATGAGATGACAGAAATTAAAACAGTCGTTTCGGAGGCTGTAACTAATGCAATTATTCATGGGTATCATAATCAACCCGATGGGATGGTTTATATTCATTGTAAGTTAGACAATGGCACAATTGAATTAACCATTCGTGATGAGGGTTTAGGTATTCAAGATATTGAGGAAGCGCGTCAACCATTATTTACAACGAAGCCAGAACTTGAACGATCAGGGATGGGCTTTACGATAATGGAGAATTTCATGGATGAGCTTCAAGTTGTCTCTGAACCGATGATTGGTACAACAGTCTTTGTAAAAAAAACACTTACAAATAGCAAAGCTATGTGTAATTAAGGAGTTTTGCCTATGGATGTCGAGGTAAAACAACAACAGAAGAAGAAAGCTCATTTCACTGACGCAGAAGTAAAAGAGCTGATTGCAAGAAGTCAAAACGGAGATCAAGATGCACGAGACATGATTGTTAATCGTAATACGAGACTCGTTTGGTCAGTCGTTCAGCGTTTTATGAATCGTGGGTATGAAGCTGATGATTTATTTCAAATTGGATGTATAGGGTTAATTAAATCCGTTGATAAATTTGATTTATCTTATGATGTTAAGTTCTCGACATATGCTGTACCTATGATCATTGGAGAAATTCAACGCTTTCTCCGTGATGATGGAACAGTTAAAGTCAGTCGCTCAATAAAAGAGTTAGGCAATAAAATACGGAAGATGAAAGATGAGATGACTAAGTCTCTTGGGCGAACGCCTACGGTTAATGAAATTGCAGAGCAATTGGAAATTACGCCGGAGGAAGTGGTGTTTGCTGGAGAAGCTAGTCGATCTCTTTCTTCCATTCATGAAACAGTCTATGAAAATGACGGAGATCCAATCACTTTACTAGATCAGATTGCTGATCAATCAGAAACGAAGTGGTTTGATAAAATTGCTCTCAAGGAAGCGATTCGAGATCTGGATGAACGAGAGAGACTAATTGTATATCTCCGTTATTATAAAGATCAAACGCAATCAGAGGTGGCAGCAAGGCTTGGGATTTCTCAAGTGCAAGTTTCTAGGCTTGAAAAGAAAATATTAGAACAAATGAAGATAGAAATGGGAGATGCCTAAGTATTTCTCTTATCTTAATCATTTTAATAAAGGCCATACAGAAGGTTAATCCTTTCTGCATGGCCTCTTATTACTATAGTTATACATGATTGAAAGGCTCAGACTCTCCTGATCATTGTGAATAGTCAGTCCTACTAAAGTCAGATAAATAAACCTTCAAGCTTCGTTTTGTAATCACCTGATACAATTCCTCTTTCTGTAATAATCCCAGTAATGAGTTCAGCTGGTGTGACATCAAAGGCAGGATTAAACACTTTCATATCAGCAGTTGTAACAAGCTGTCCATTTAACTTACGAATTTCATCGGCATGCCGTTCCTCAATCTCAATGTCTTCACCAGAAGAGGTGGCTAAATCAATAGTAGAGAGAGGGGCAGCCACATAAAATGGAATTTGTAACGCTTTTGCTAGCAATGCTAACCCATATGTTCCAATTTTATTTGCGGTATCTCCGTTTGCTGCGATCCGATCGGCACCAACGATTATAGCATTTATACCTTTCGTTTTTATTGTATGAGCAACCATGTTGTCTGTAATTAACGTAACATCTATACCGAGTTGTTGTAATTCCCAAGCAGTTAAGCGAGCGCCTTGTAAAACAGGGCGTGTTTCCGATGCAAAAGCTTTTAAATGGATCCCACGCTCTTTGGCAATATAAAAAGGTGCTAAAGCAGTTCCATACCGAGCGGTTGCGATCCCGCCTGCATTACAATGGGTCAGTAACGTATCCCCATCTTGAAATAAATTAATGGCATGTTCGCCAATGGAGCGACAGACATCTTCATCTTCTTTGGCGATTACGTTCGCTTTGTCTAGTATAGCCTCTTTCGCCTTTTTAATAGTAGAAACTCGTTCAACAACTGATAATATACGTTTGATTGCCCAAAATAAGTTCACGGCAGTAGGTCGAGATGTTTCCAAATATGCAGCCTGCTTCTTTAGGTCTTCACAAAATTCGTTGAAATGATCATGTTGACTTTGTTGAGCCCACAAAGCTAGACCGTATGCGGCTGTTATTCCAATGGCTGGAGCGCCTCTAACTTTTAGTTCAAAGATGGCTTCCCATACATCTTCAATTGCTGTAAGCGTAATAAATTCTGTTTGGCTTGGTAACAACCTTTGATCAAGTAATGTAATATGATCGTTGCTCCATTCAACAGATCGGATCGGTGTATTAAGCATATTTAGTCACTACCTTTACTAAGTGTTCGATTGATGAAATATCTTTTCTATTTAAAATGATTTCTTTTCCAAGGCTAAGTGCTCTCTGTTTAACCTGATTTCGTACTTTTAGGTCGATAATCGCCTCAACGTCTTCGACTCCAGCTAGGCCAATCATTCTGCGAATCACCTTACAACCAGCAAAACCAATCATGTCCTTGAATATTTGATCCAATGTTTGTCCTAGGTAACCGTTCGTATTCATAAAAGCATCTTGCGGATGTTTATTCCAAAGAACCGTAAATTCTTCTTCGAACACATTCCAGGTTTCTGTAATAACTGTAAGTAAATATTTTTGGAATTCTGCTTTTTTATCAGGATGATCAGCTAAATGTACATCTTGAGATAAGTAGTTAAGGATAATATTAGCGACGAAAGCTCCTATATCAAAACCGATTGGCCCGTAATAAGCAAATTCTGGATCAATGACAACAGTTTCATCATCATTGGCAAAGATACTTCCTGTATGTAAATCGCCATGTAAAAGTGTTTCAGCTTTTGTTAGAAATGTTTGTTTCAGCTGTGCTACTTCGAGTTTTAAAGATTGATCGGCCCAAATGGTTTCTGCAACAAATGGTTTAAGTTGTTCATCAATATTATTTGTATCATGATCAAAGAATGGATCTGTAAACACGAGGTCTTCTGTAATTTTGCAAAGCTCAGGGTTGATAAATCGACCACTTTGTATTTTTTTCTCTTGTTGGTTTAAACCAAAATCAGAATTATAGAAAAGAGTATGGGCTAAAAACAATCCAATGTCTTTTGCTAATTTAGGATACTGGACTGCTTCGATCAATCCTTTTCTGACAATCGTCAGATGGGAAAGGTCATCCATTACTGTGACAGCTAATTCAGAATCACTGTAATAAACTTTAGGTGTGTAATTAGGAACAAGTTGATAAGTCCGTTTTAAAGATTCGCTTTCAATTCGTGAGCGGTCAAGGGTGAGTGGCCAACTTGTTCCAACTACCTTTGCATATGGCAAGGCTTGTTTAATAATGATCGATTTCCCAGTTAATTCTTCTTGAATACGGAAAACTAAATTTAAGTTGCCGTCACCGATCTCATGTGCGAAGAGGAGATCATCTTCGTTAAAAAGTTGTAAATCTTTGCTAAGTTTAATAGCTGTATCAGTAGTTAAAGGTTCGTAAGTTGTGTCTTTAAGAGTTGTCATTGATATCCCTCCATGTTTGTTCCCTGTTATAAAAATAAAAAAATCCTCTTGAATATAGATCAAGAGGATTGAAACAATGCGTTGTTCGTTCCTCTTATCTGTCAGAATTCATTCATTCTGTTGGAAGTAGCACCATTGCTTTTAATAAAGCCGGTTGCCGGGCGTCATCGGTCCAATTCCCTCAGCCTTCTCGTGATAAGAGTTATCAAGTTTAAAGTTGTTTGAAATTATCTTACACAGGGATATCTTACTATGTCAACTGATTTTTTAGAAAATTACGTGTTTGTTTAGCTTGATAAAATGTTTATTTTGATATACTACTAGAGATAGGCAAAAAAGATTGACGCATTAAAAAAATGCTGTCATAATTCAAAACTATCTAAATTGCAAAACTCTTCTAAAAAAGTATTGTATGTGTAATGATGGAGGTAGAGTGTAGTGAGTGAAGTTCAAGCAACATATCTTCTTGAGGCAGAACAAGCCAACTTAAATAAAAAAGCTGAAGCAATTGCATTGGGATTAACAGTAGGTTCGTGGACTAACCTTCCTGCTGTTGAACAAGAACAACTGGCAAAACATAAGGGAAGGGTTGTTGAAGCTAAGATGATTGCAGAGGGTAAAGCAATCATAACAGTTGGCTATCCAAGTGCTAATTTCTCAAATGATCTTCCCGCTGTTTTAACAACGACTTTTGGGAAGTTTTCACTTGACGGGAAAGTTAAATTATTAGATTTAACGTTTAGCGATGATATAAAACATGGATATCCCGGACCAAAATTTGGATTGGAAGGAATACGGCAATTAACAAATACATATGATCGTCCTTTATTAATGAGTATTTTTAAAGGAGTTATCGGACGCGATCTCCATTCTTTAAAAGAACAGATGAAAGCCCAAGCGTTGGGTGGAATTGATATTGTTAAAGACGATGAAATTTTGTTTGAAAATGATCTAACACCACTTGAAAAACGCATTCCAGTTTGTCAAGAGGCGTTACGAGAAAGCTATGAAATCACTGGAAAGAGAACCCTTCATGCTGTTAACCTCACTGGGAAGACGATGGAATTAAAAGAAAATGCATATAAAGCGGTGGAGTTGGGAGCGGATCTGCTTTTATTTAATACATTTGCGTATGGGCTAGATGTAATGCAGGCTCTCGCTGAAGATCCAAACATTCCTCTTCCGATAATGGCTCATCCGGCGTTTTCAGGAACGATGATTTCTTCACCGGACTATGGTTTAGCTCCCGGACTTCTTCTAGGTAAGTTAGCACGTATGGCTGGAGCGGATTTAGTGTTGTTCCCTTCTCCATACGGTTCGGTAGCAATGGCTAAAGAGGAGACTCAAGCGATTGCCAAACATTTGACTGAAGATGACCAGTTTAAGAAAGCTTTTCCGGTTCCTTCAGCAGGTATACACCCAGGTTTGACTCCGAAGTTAATAGCTGATTTTGGTGTTGATAGTATTATTAATGCTGGTGGAGGAATACACGGCCATCCAGGAGGGGCAGCTGCTGGTGGAAGAGCTTTTGTTCAGGCTATTGATGCGGTTTTAGCGAATCAACCTTTACATGATGCCGCTAAAGATTACGAAGAGCTCGCCAAAGCCCTTGAGTTGTGGGGTGGAGAATGAGTACGAATCCAATTATTTTCTGTGATTTTGATGGCACGATTACGAACAATGACAATATTATTGCGATCATGAAAAAGTTTGCGCCATCTGGATGGGAAAACATAAAGGACGATATTTTAGCACAACGTATTTCGGTAAGAGAAGGGGTCGGTAAACTATTTGGACTCCTCCCTTCCTCACTTAAAGAAGAGATGACTGAATATATTCTAAATGATGCAGAAATTAGAGAGGGATTTGGGGCATTTGTTGAATATGTCAAACAACATCAAATTGACCTAGTCGTTGTTAGTGGAGGCATGGATTTCTTTGTTCAACCATTATTAAAGCAGTATGATCTGCCCATTTATTGCAATGAGGCAAAATTTGATGAGGAGACAATGCGAGTTGAATGGCCCCATCTATGTGACGAAAAGTGTAACAATGAATGTGGGTGCTGTAAGCCTTCCATTTTAAGAAAAATTAGTCAAAATCGTTTTAAAATTGTCATTGGAGATTCTATTACGGATCTTAAGGTCGCACAGCAAGCTGACTTCGTAATTGCAAGAGACTTTTTGCTAGAAAAGTGTCAACAATTACAGCTTCGCCATGCTTCCTTTGAGACATTTCATGATGTCATTCAGACATTGAGAGAACTTGAGGTGAAGAGATGAATTCACAATGGAATGAATTAGCTGCTATTAAGCGAGAGCTTGCAGCAAGAGATTGGTTTCCGGGAACGAGCGGAAATTTATCTATAAAGGTTAGTGAGGATCCCTTAACATGCTTGGTAACAGTCAGTGGCAAAGATAAATACAAAGAAACTGAATCAGACTTTGTCCTAGTAGATGAAGATGGAAGGCCGCTTACAGATCAAGGGAAACCATCCGCTGAAACCGTTATTCATCTAGAAGTATATAAAAAAACTGACGCAGGTTGCAGTTTACACGTACATACATTAGATAATAACGTCATTTCAGAGCTCTATGGTGAAAAAGGTTCAATTACGTTTCGAAATGTTGAACTTATTAAAGCTTTAGATATTTGGGAAGAAGATGGTGAATTTACGATTCCGATCGTTGAAAATTGGGCAGATCTCCCTAAGCTCGGGAAAGCAATTAGTGAAAAGATTAAACCGGATACAAAAGCAGTTCTGATCCGTAATCATGGAATTACCGTTTGGGGAAGAAATGCATTTGAAGCAAAAAGACATCTTGAAGCATGTGAATTTTTATTTTCATATCAATTAAAATTATTGCATGCAAAAGCTGCAAATCTGAAGGAGGTTTTATAACGTGGCAGTTATTAAAGTGAGAAACAGTGGGGAAGTAATTGAAGGGGTAGACAAAGTACATGAATTTTTAGAAGCGCAAGGTGTCTTCTTTGAACGCTGGGACATCGGGAAATTACCAGAGCATTTAGTAGAGAAGTTTGATTTAACAGATGAGGACAAAGCAAACATTTTAAACGTTTATGATGAGGATATTCGTTCATTAGCAGAGCGTAGAGGATATGTGAATTGGGATGTCATTGCATTATCAGATCAAACACCAAATATTGAAGAATTATTAAAAAAGTTTGAGCAAGTGCATACACATACAGATGATGAAGTTCGTATCATTACAGCTGGTCATGGAATTTTCATTGTAAAAGGTGATGAGAAAACAGGATATTTTAACATTGAACTTGAAGCTGGTGACGTGATTTCCGTTCCAGAGAATACTCCACACTTCTTCACGTTAATGGATGATCGTCAAGTTGTTGCTGTTCGTCTATTTATTGATACGGATGGCTGGGTGGCGCATCCATATGAAGAGAAAGAGCATCAAATTTAAAGACTCCTATATGTTTAAAGAACGAGGCTAGGACATAACTAAAGTGTTTTATTGAAAATACGAATGATGATAACGTTAGCGAAGTATAATTTCCGGAGCGGATGCTACACTATTACGTTTGAATTTTTCGTTAATAAAACTCTCTTGTCCCGGCTTCGTTTTTTATTTGGATATATATGGGCTAAGGCTGAAACGATTTGACACCTTCTTACGTTTTATCCATGCATAATTTAGTAGATAGTTACCAATACTAGTTAAAGTTTGGAAAAATGTGAGCAAAGTAGGTGTCATGATGTGCGGGTTTGTTGCAGGAATATTTACTAATGCAAAAAAACACTATGATGATAGATTAAAAGCTATTAATGATTTAATTACCCATAGGGGACCTGACCAAGAAGGCTATATGAGAGGAGAGCATGTCGAGTTAGCGTTTAGTCGATTGAGTATTATTGATTTAGAGGGTGGATATCAACCGCTTTCCTATGAGAATGGCCGGTATTGGATTGTGTTTAATGGTGAGATCTATAATTATTTAGAGTTGAAAGCTGAGCTTCAGGAAAAAGGGAAAACTTTTGTAACCAATTCAGATACGGAAGTCATTCTTGCTCTTTATAGTCAGATTGGTGGAGAAATGGTGACTCGTTTAAGAGGGATGTTTGCATTTGTTATTTGGGACAACTTAAAAAAAGAAGCGTTCGCAGCAAGAGACCGATTTGGAATAAAGCCACTTTATTATTTAGAGAATGATGATGAAGTGTGGTTTGCATCAGAGAAGAAGAGCTTATTGAAAGAGGAGGAGAATGTGAATCAGCAAGCACTACAACATTATCTGTCCTTTCAATATGTTCCCGAACCTTTAACGATGACTGAGTCAATTTTCAGAGTTGAACCAGGAAGCTATGTTGTAAAGAAGGTAGGAGCGAAAGCGTGCATAACTCACTATTTTAAACCGGAGTTTAAACCGATTAATCAAACGGAAGATTATTGGAAAATGAATATTCGTGAGACGATGTATGAATCGGTTGATAAGCATATGAGAAGCGATGTTCCCGTAGGGGCATTTTTATCTGGAGGAATTGATTCAACCATTATTGCTGCTATAGCCAAGGAAATAAATCCAGCCATTAAGACATACTCTGTTGGGTTTCAGCAAGAAGGGTTTAGTGAAATTACAATAGCGAAAGAGAGTGCAACGAAATTAAATATTGAAAATCATAGTAAGATCATTACCGCTGAAGAATACCGAGATGAATTGCCAAAAATAATGTGGCATATGGATGATCCACTTGCGGATCCAGCATGTGTTCCGCTTTATTTTGTTGCGCGTGAAGCAAGAAAGCATGTGAAAGTTGTCTTATCAGGAGAAGGAGCTGATGAGCTGTTTGGTGGTTACAACATTTATAGAGAACCTCAAAGTTTAGCTTGTTTTCAATATGTTCCTGATTTACTTAAAACACTTTTAAATCGTTTAGCGCAAATCTTGCCAGAAGGGGTTAAGGGCAAGAGTTTTTTAGAGCGTGGGACAACGCCGCTTGAGTCAAGGTATATCGGAAATGCGAAAATGTTTAATGAAGAAGAGAAGAAGAAATTAGTCAAAAAGTACAACCCTGAATACACAAATGATTTAATTACGAATCCAATTTATCAAATGTCAGTGAATCAACACGCTGTAAATAGAATGCAACATCTAGATATGTACACATGGCTACGTGGAGATATTTTGGTAAAAGCGGATAAAATGACGATGGCACACTCGTTAGAACTTAGAGTTCCTTTCTTAGATAATGAAGTATTTAGTCTCGCTACAAAAATTCCAGTTGAGAGGAAGATAGCGCAGCAGACGACCAAATACATTCTTAGAAAAGCATTTGAAGGAATTGTCCCAGAACATGTATATATGCGAAAAAAGCTAGGGTTTCCTGTCCCCATTAGGCATTGGTTAAAGAGTGAATTATATGAGTGGGCAGTTACTGTTATTTATGAAAGTGCAACAGATGAATATATTGATAAGGGATATATTAGAAAATTACTCGAGGAACATTGTCAAAATAAGATGGACCATAGCAGGAAAATTTGGACTGTTTTGTCCTTTATGGTTTGGCATCAAGTTTATATTGAGAAAAAATATGATACGAGCCGTTGGCATACGAGACGAAGAAGATCAGAAGAACAAGTAATAGAAACAGAAGTGATGTAAAGGGAGACTGTCTAAGGTCAAATGACATTTAGACAGTCTCTTTTCCTTTTTCTAAGGAATAAGGAAGGATTGTTCAGTCATACTAACAATAAACCAGTTTAAGCGAGAGGATGTTGGAGTTTGGTTAAAAGGGGGCAGCATTGGTGAATACAGATGAACAAAAACAGTACCAAAAAAATATAAAGCTATATCAGCCAAAAAGCCACTTTTTAAGGAATGGATTGAAAGCATTTATAGTTGGTGGTTTAATTTGCACGCTCGGTCATGGTATTAGTCAAATCTACATGCATTTTCTTCCTATCACGCAAGAAGAAGCAATGAGTCCTACATTAGCGACATTAATATTGTTAGCAGCACTTGCAACGGGTTTTGGCGTATATGATAAGCTCGGACAATTTGCAGGCGCTGGTTCTCTTGTCCCTGTTACGGGGTTTTCTAATGCGATGACAAGTGCTGCATTAGAGCATAAAAGTGAAGGACTTGTTTTTGGTATTGGAGCAAATATGTTTAAGCTGACTGGCGCGGTCATTGCTTTTGGCGTACTTTCTGCTTATTTGGTTAGTTTAACGCGGTTGCTTGT
Proteins encoded:
- the spoIIAA gene encoding anti-sigma F factor antagonist, with product MSLRIDLEQKGGVLLVRLEGELDHHTAEELRGQVEQKLADGQVKHIVLNLELLTFMDSSGLGVILGRYKQVKANDGEMVVCAISSSVKRLFEMSGLFKIIRLEESEQFALQTLGVA
- the spoIIAB gene encoding anti-sigma F factor, with the translated sequence MQNVMDLKFSAQSQNESFARVTVGAFIAQLDPTMDEMTEIKTVVSEAVTNAIIHGYHNQPDGMVYIHCKLDNGTIELTIRDEGLGIQDIEEARQPLFTTKPELERSGMGFTIMENFMDELQVVSEPMIGTTVFVKKTLTNSKAMCN
- the hmpA gene encoding NO-inducible flavohemoprotein, producing MLSNKTIEIVKATAPVLEVKGKEITTNFYKSMFAAHPELLNVFNHANQQKGRQQTALANTVTAAAHYIDRLEVLVPVVKQIAHKHRSLAVKAEHYPIVGEFLLKAIKEVLGDAATEEILEAWGEAYHEIAAIFIQVEKEMYEEAERQENGWKDFKTFKIVKKAKESGNITSFYLAPVDGKKLPSFKPGQYITVRVKINGEEFLQNRQYSLSDVPNDEAFRISVKREDEQTPAGKVSNFLHEAPNGLEVEVSPPAGDFILEEDEKPVYFLAGGVGITPLLSMLKTSVTSQPNRKVTFIHAARNSDVLAFEVEVKEAIKVTKEGKSYLCYSNPTNKDLKLRNFDHEGYVDRAFLEEIVEEKDAHFYVCGPVPFLQTVVNELKQLEVKEENIHYEFFGPAMKLEEATTV
- a CDS encoding D-alanyl-D-alanine carboxypeptidase family protein codes for the protein MRKVLSSILSAVLVLSLAAPMASAAEPKAKLAEKASSAIVIERDTGEVIFDKNSQEKLPPASMTKIMTMLLIMEAIDEGKLAYDDVVRTSEYAASMGGSQIFLEPGEEMSVSDMLKAIAVASANDASVAMAEHLAGTEDEFVAMMNAKAKELGLENTNFLNTNGLPAENHYTTAYDLAMISKELLKYDDITKFTGIYEDYLRADTDDKFWLVNTNKLVKFYPGVDGLKTGYTREAMYCLTATAEKNGMRVITVIMGAPSPKERNAQITSMLDYAFSQYQTHNLYDRQHILADVEVSKGDKDTVPVVTSESVSILTKKGVKIDDVVERLEIDANLQAPIKQGDVVGTLFIERENEVLSETPLVAGDDVYEASWWKLFKRVFAKFGAA
- the mtnA gene encoding S-methyl-5-thioribose-1-phosphate isomerase, yielding MLNTPIRSVEWSNDHITLLDQRLLPSQTEFITLTAIEDVWEAIFELKVRGAPAIGITAAYGLALWAQQSQHDHFNEFCEDLKKQAAYLETSRPTAVNLFWAIKRILSVVERVSTIKKAKEAILDKANVIAKEDEDVCRSIGEHAINLFQDGDTLLTHCNAGGIATARYGTALAPFYIAKERGIHLKAFASETRPVLQGARLTAWELQQLGIDVTLITDNMVAHTIKTKGINAIIVGADRIAANGDTANKIGTYGLALLAKALQIPFYVAAPLSTIDLATSSGEDIEIEERHADEIRKLNGQLVTTADMKVFNPAFDVTPAELITGIITERGIVSGDYKTKLEGLFI
- a CDS encoding organic hydroperoxide resistance protein — protein: MSDVLFTAQAKAVGGRNGQVSSNNGVLEHKLVMPTGGASASEGTNPEQLFAAGYAACFDGALNLVASKEKKEVESEINAQVSLMKDPSDNGYKIGVVLEVTLNGVSQNEAEKLVEKAHEVCPYSKATRGNIEVKLHTKVK
- the sigF gene encoding RNA polymerase sporulation sigma factor SigF; translation: MDVEVKQQQKKKAHFTDAEVKELIARSQNGDQDARDMIVNRNTRLVWSVVQRFMNRGYEADDLFQIGCIGLIKSVDKFDLSYDVKFSTYAVPMIIGEIQRFLRDDGTVKVSRSIKELGNKIRKMKDEMTKSLGRTPTVNEIAEQLEITPEEVVFAGEASRSLSSIHETVYENDGDPITLLDQIADQSETKWFDKIALKEAIRDLDERERLIVYLRYYKDQTQSEVAARLGISQVQVSRLEKKILEQMKIEMGDA